In Limnobaculum parvum, one DNA window encodes the following:
- the gdhA gene encoding NADP-specific glutamate dehydrogenase, whose translation MNHYSTVDDFLVMLQKRDGHQPEFLQAVREVFTSLWPFLKENPRYTEQGLLERLVEPERVIQFRVSWVNDKGEVQVNRAWRVQFSSAIGPFKGGMRFHPSVNLSILKFLGFEQTFKNALTTLPMGGGKGGSDFDPKGKSNAEIMRFCQALMTELYRHLGSDTDVPAGDIGVGGREVGYMAGMMKKLSNNTACVFTGKGLSFGGSLIRPEATGYGLVYFTQAMLKRHGSGFEGQRVSVSGSGNVAQYTIEKAMELGARVITASDSAGSIVDEEGFTTDKLAHLIDIKNSRYGRIKDYANERGLTYLEGQRPWGVPVDIALPCATQNELELADAKLLIQNGVKAVAEGANMPTTIDATEALMAANVLFAPGKAANAGGVATSGLEMAQNAGRVSWKAEKVDLRLQHIMHDIHEACVNYGGEKAQTDYVSGANIAGFVKVADAMLGQGVL comes from the coding sequence ATGAACCATTACTCCACTGTGGACGATTTTCTCGTCATGCTACAAAAACGCGATGGCCACCAACCAGAATTCCTGCAGGCGGTTCGCGAAGTATTCACTTCTCTCTGGCCTTTTTTGAAAGAAAATCCTCGCTATACCGAGCAGGGTTTGCTGGAACGTTTAGTTGAGCCAGAGCGCGTCATTCAGTTTCGCGTTTCATGGGTAAATGACAAAGGTGAAGTTCAGGTTAACCGCGCTTGGCGGGTACAGTTCAGTTCAGCCATTGGGCCATTTAAGGGCGGCATGCGTTTCCACCCATCGGTTAACCTGTCTATTCTGAAGTTTTTAGGTTTTGAACAAACCTTCAAAAATGCACTGACTACCCTACCAATGGGCGGCGGTAAAGGCGGTTCGGATTTCGATCCAAAAGGTAAAAGCAACGCTGAAATCATGCGGTTCTGTCAGGCTCTGATGACCGAACTGTATCGTCATTTGGGTTCTGACACTGACGTGCCTGCCGGTGATATCGGCGTAGGCGGTCGTGAAGTTGGCTATATGGCCGGTATGATGAAGAAGCTGTCTAATAACACTGCCTGTGTGTTTACGGGTAAAGGGCTTTCATTTGGTGGCAGCCTGATCCGTCCTGAAGCTACGGGCTATGGGCTGGTTTATTTCACGCAAGCCATGCTAAAACGCCACGGTTCTGGTTTTGAAGGCCAGCGCGTTTCGGTTTCTGGCTCGGGTAATGTGGCACAATACACCATTGAGAAAGCGATGGAGCTGGGTGCCAGAGTGATTACCGCATCAGACTCTGCCGGTTCTATTGTGGATGAAGAAGGCTTCACGACCGACAAACTGGCTCACCTGATTGATATCAAAAACAGCCGCTATGGTCGTATCAAAGACTACGCTAACGAGCGTGGTTTAACCTATCTGGAAGGTCAGCGTCCTTGGGGCGTTCCCGTTGATATCGCTCTGCCATGTGCCACTCAGAACGAGCTGGAACTGGCTGATGCCAAACTGCTGATCCAAAACGGCGTGAAGGCCGTTGCCGAAGGTGCCAACATGCCAACCACTATCGATGCAACAGAAGCACTGATGGCAGCGAATGTGCTGTTTGCTCCGGGCAAAGCAGCTAACGCGGGTGGCGTTGCTACTTCTGGTTTGGAAATGGCACAAAATGCTGGCCGCGTCAGTTGGAAAGCCGAGAAAGTCGATTTACGCCTACAGCACATCATGCATGATATCCATGAAGCCTGTGTTAATTATGGTGGCGAGAAAGCGCAAACTGACTACGTCAGCGGCGCGAATATTGCCGGTTTTGTGAAAGTGGCTGATGCCATGTTAGGACAAGGCGTGTTATAA
- the rsmJ gene encoding 16S rRNA (guanine(1516)-N(2))-methyltransferase RsmJ, producing the protein MSVSLICEAGADSGALSLLANRWGLISDEQAIMALVLTPERLELRKRDEPKLGAIYVDFIAGAMAHRRKFGGGRGEAVAKAVGIKGGYLPDVVDATAGLGRDAFVLASVGCKVRMLERNPVVAALLDDGLQRAYADAEIGGWLQQRLTLLHASSLTALSSIQPAPDVVYLDPMFPHRQKSALVKKEMRVFQSLVGEDLDADGLLEPACQLAKKRVVVKRPDYAPPLANVKPQASINTKSHRFDLYVTL; encoded by the coding sequence GTGTCAGTGAGTTTAATTTGTGAAGCAGGCGCCGATTCCGGCGCCTTATCACTTTTAGCCAACCGCTGGGGTTTGATCTCCGACGAACAGGCTATTATGGCGCTGGTGCTAACGCCAGAGCGCCTCGAATTACGTAAACGTGATGAGCCTAAACTGGGCGCTATTTATGTCGATTTTATTGCTGGCGCGATGGCCCATCGACGCAAGTTCGGCGGCGGTCGAGGTGAAGCGGTAGCAAAAGCGGTCGGTATTAAAGGTGGCTATTTACCGGATGTGGTCGATGCCACGGCGGGTTTAGGTCGTGACGCCTTTGTATTGGCATCTGTCGGCTGTAAGGTGAGAATGCTGGAACGCAATCCGGTGGTGGCAGCATTGCTGGACGATGGCTTGCAGAGGGCCTATGCGGATGCAGAAATTGGCGGCTGGTTACAACAGCGCCTGACATTACTACATGCGTCCAGCCTGACGGCATTATCTTCGATTCAGCCTGCCCCTGATGTGGTCTATCTTGACCCTATGTTTCCTCATCGGCAAAAAAGTGCATTGGTGAAAAAGGAAATGAGAGTGTTCCAGTCGCTAGTGGGCGAAGACTTAGATGCTGATGGCCTGTTGGAACCCGCCTGTCAATTGGCGAAAAAGCGCGTGGTAGTAAAGCGCCCTGATTATGCTCCACCGTTAGCCAACGTTAAGCCGCAGGCATCGATTAACACCAAGAGTCATCGGTTTGATCTCTACGTCACACTGTAG
- a CDS encoding 23S rRNA (adenine(2030)-N(6))-methyltransferase RlmJ has protein sequence MLSYRHSFHAGNHADVVKHTVQSLIIEAFKEKEKPFLYLDTHAGAGRYFLGSEHAEKTGEYLEGIARIWQRDDMPAELEAYMSAVNAYNKGGYLKYYPGSPLIARHLLREQDQLHMTELHPTDYPLLRHEFLKDDRSKVLRADGYQQLKSQLPPQSRRGFILIDPPYEIKTDYQAVVQGIQEGYKRFATGVYALWYPVVLRQQIKRMVKELEETGIRRILQIELAVQPDSDRRGMSASGMIVINPPWKLEQQMNTVLPWLHRVLVPEGIGHTKVSWITPE, from the coding sequence ATGTTAAGCTATCGCCACAGTTTCCATGCCGGTAACCATGCCGACGTTGTGAAGCACACCGTTCAAAGCCTAATTATTGAAGCGTTCAAAGAGAAAGAGAAACCTTTTCTGTATCTTGATACCCATGCTGGTGCCGGGCGCTATTTTTTAGGTAGTGAGCATGCGGAAAAGACCGGTGAATATCTGGAAGGCATTGCCCGAATCTGGCAACGAGATGATATGCCCGCCGAGCTTGAAGCTTACATGTCTGCGGTTAACGCCTATAACAAAGGCGGTTATCTGAAATATTATCCTGGTTCGCCGCTGATTGCCCGTCACCTGCTCCGAGAGCAAGACCAACTGCATATGACTGAGTTGCACCCGACAGATTACCCCCTGTTGCGCCACGAGTTTCTAAAGGACGATCGCAGCAAAGTTTTACGTGCTGATGGTTATCAGCAACTAAAGTCTCAGCTTCCTCCTCAATCTCGCCGTGGATTTATTCTGATCGACCCGCCTTATGAGATCAAAACTGACTATCAGGCAGTGGTTCAGGGTATTCAGGAGGGTTATAAACGCTTTGCTACCGGTGTATACGCGTTGTGGTATCCGGTCGTGCTGCGCCAACAAATCAAACGTATGGTAAAAGAGCTGGAAGAGACGGGCATTCGACGTATCTTACAAATCGAGCTGGCGGTTCAGCCGGATAGCGATCGTCGTGGTATGTCCGCATCGGGTATGATTGTCATCAATCCCCCTTGGAAGCTGGAACAGCAAATGAATACCGTTTTGCCATGGCTGCATCGCGTACTGGTACCGGAAGGTATTGGTCACACTAAAGTTAGCTGGATTACACCGGAGTAA
- the gorA gene encoding glutathione-disulfide reductase has protein sequence MTKHYDYLAIGGGSGGIASINRAASYGKKCAIVEAKYLGGTCVNVGCVPKKVMWHAAQIAEAIHLYGPDYGFDTTVNRFDWKKLIESRTAYIDRIHQSYDRVLGNNKVDVIHGFARFVDAHTVEVNGEKITADHILIATGGRPSVPSIPGAEYGINSDGFFALDEMPKRVAVIGAGYIAVEIAGVLNGLGVDTHLFVRQHAPLRTFDPMIVETLLEVMAAEGPSLHTQAIPKTIVKNADDTLTLHLEDGTEHVTDCLIWAIGREPATDNINLTAAGIKTNEKGYIPVDKFQNTNVAGIYAVGDNTGAVELTPVAVAAGRRLSERLFNNKPDEHLDYTNIPTVVFSHPPIGTIGLTEGQAREQYGDEQVKVYKSSFTAMYTAVTSHRQPCRMKLVCAGKEEKIVGIHGIGFGMDEILQGFAVAVKMGATKKDFDNTVAIHPTAAEEFVTMR, from the coding sequence ATGACTAAACATTACGACTATCTTGCTATCGGCGGTGGTAGCGGCGGTATCGCCTCTATTAACCGTGCAGCCTCTTACGGAAAGAAATGTGCCATTGTTGAAGCTAAATACCTCGGCGGTACCTGCGTAAACGTAGGTTGCGTACCGAAAAAGGTAATGTGGCATGCAGCACAAATCGCCGAAGCCATCCATCTTTATGGGCCAGACTATGGCTTTGATACCACCGTAAACCGTTTCGATTGGAAAAAATTGATCGAAAGCCGTACTGCTTATATTGACCGTATCCACCAATCCTACGATCGCGTATTGGGTAACAATAAGGTTGATGTAATTCATGGCTTTGCTCGCTTTGTTGATGCCCATACGGTTGAAGTCAACGGTGAAAAAATTACCGCAGACCATATTCTGATTGCGACCGGCGGTCGCCCTTCCGTGCCGTCTATTCCGGGTGCAGAGTACGGTATTAACTCTGACGGTTTCTTTGCTCTGGATGAAATGCCAAAACGCGTAGCGGTTATTGGTGCGGGTTATATTGCGGTGGAAATCGCCGGAGTACTGAATGGTTTAGGGGTTGATACCCATTTGTTCGTGCGCCAACATGCACCTCTGCGTACTTTCGATCCGATGATTGTAGAAACGCTGCTTGAAGTTATGGCGGCTGAAGGCCCTTCTCTGCACACTCAAGCTATCCCTAAAACGATCGTTAAAAATGCCGATGACACCTTAACCCTGCATTTGGAAGATGGTACAGAGCACGTAACAGACTGCCTGATTTGGGCCATTGGCCGTGAACCTGCAACGGATAACATTAATCTGACAGCGGCAGGTATTAAGACCAATGAAAAAGGTTATATCCCGGTTGATAAATTCCAGAATACCAACGTGGCGGGTATCTATGCCGTTGGTGACAACACGGGTGCCGTTGAGCTGACGCCGGTTGCCGTTGCCGCAGGCCGTCGTTTATCTGAGCGCCTGTTTAACAACAAACCGGATGAGCATCTGGATTACACCAATATTCCTACCGTGGTATTCAGCCACCCCCCTATCGGCACCATTGGTCTGACTGAAGGTCAGGCGCGCGAACAGTACGGTGACGAGCAGGTAAAAGTGTACAAATCATCCTTTACCGCAATGTATACCGCGGTGACTTCTCACCGCCAGCCATGCCGAATGAAACTGGTATGTGCCGGTAAAGAAGAGAAGATTGTTGGTATTCACGGTATCGGCTTCGGGATGGATGAGATCCTTCAGGGCTTTGCGGTTGCTGTTAAAATGGGCGCAACCAAAAAAGACTTTGATAACACCGTTGCGATTCATCCGACGGCGGCAGAAGAGTTTGTTACCATGCGCTAA
- the yhjD gene encoding inner membrane protein YhjD: MNRTIKTATRIIDRIKAIPSIAHLLRATERFNDRLGSQFGAAITYFSFLSLIPILMVSFAAAGFVLASNPELLAELINKIVTSVSDPNLATTLENTVNTAIRQRTTVGLTGLLVALYSGISWMGNLREAIRAQSRDVWERNPAEEDKFYFRYIKDFISLTGLVVALIVTISLTSVAGSAQQVIVNALGLGGIVWLRPALTLIALTVSITANYFMFLWIFWMLPKQRPNLKALLKGSLLAAIGFEAIKFIMTITLPQLAQSPSGAAFGSIIGLLAFFYFFARLTLFCAAWIATAQENQKITDANSGQTPPESI, translated from the coding sequence ATGAATCGCACGATAAAAACAGCCACTCGGATAATAGACAGAATCAAAGCCATCCCCAGCATTGCACACTTGCTGCGCGCTACCGAACGCTTTAACGATCGTCTGGGAAGCCAGTTTGGTGCCGCAATTACTTATTTCTCTTTTCTATCGCTGATCCCTATTTTGATGGTCTCTTTTGCCGCCGCCGGTTTTGTGTTGGCTTCCAACCCTGAGCTATTGGCTGAGCTTATCAATAAAATTGTCACCAGCGTTTCTGACCCTAATCTGGCAACCACGCTGGAAAATACGGTCAATACCGCCATCCGCCAACGTACTACTGTTGGTTTAACCGGTCTGCTAGTGGCGCTCTACTCGGGCATCAGTTGGATGGGTAATTTACGCGAAGCCATTCGCGCACAAAGTCGGGATGTCTGGGAGCGTAATCCGGCGGAGGAAGACAAATTCTACTTTCGCTATATTAAAGATTTTATCTCCCTAACCGGGTTAGTGGTTGCGTTAATTGTGACTATTTCCCTCACCTCTGTTGCCGGTTCAGCCCAGCAGGTCATTGTTAATGCCTTAGGGCTAGGGGGCATCGTCTGGCTCAGACCGGCTTTAACACTCATCGCCCTGACGGTTTCCATTACCGCTAACTACTTTATGTTCCTGTGGATATTTTGGATGTTGCCGAAACAGCGCCCCAACCTTAAAGCATTATTAAAAGGCAGCCTGCTGGCGGCAATCGGTTTTGAAGCGATCAAATTCATCATGACCATTACGTTACCACAGTTGGCTCAATCTCCTTCTGGTGCTGCTTTTGGGTCAATTATTGGCTTACTGGCATTTTTCTACTTCTTCGCTCGTTTAACCTTATTCTGCGCCGCCTGGATTGCCACCGCGCAGGAAAATCAAAAAATAACTGATGCCAATAGCGGTCAAACACCACCAGAGTCGATCTAG
- the kdgK gene encoding 2-dehydro-3-deoxygluconokinase, with translation MTTKRIAVIGECMIELSEKENNVSRGFGGDTLNTSVYIARQVPDDKLAVHYVTALGTDVFSDQMLTTWQKEKVKTDLIQQLDDKMPGLYYIETDDTGERKFYYWRNDAAARYWLTRDKSDEICQKLAHFDYIYLSGISVAILNQESRQKLIGLLKACRSHGGKVIFDNNYRPRLWQSREETQQVYHDVLCCTDIAFLTLDDEDALWGEEPYENVITRTQALGVSEIIIKRGADSCIAATGSDREDVPAIKLAKEKVVDTTAAGDSFSAGYLAVRLQGGKVVDAIKRGHLTASTVIQYRGAIIPLDAMPAL, from the coding sequence ATGACCACCAAAAGAATTGCCGTTATTGGCGAATGCATGATTGAACTCTCTGAAAAAGAAAATAATGTCAGCCGTGGATTTGGCGGAGATACCCTGAATACCTCTGTATATATTGCTCGCCAAGTGCCGGACGATAAGTTGGCGGTACATTATGTTACTGCTCTGGGAACTGACGTTTTCAGCGATCAAATGCTGACCACTTGGCAAAAAGAAAAGGTTAAAACCGACTTAATTCAGCAGTTGGATGACAAAATGCCGGGCCTCTATTATATCGAGACCGATGACACTGGCGAACGTAAATTCTATTACTGGCGTAACGATGCCGCAGCGCGTTATTGGCTGACTCGCGATAAGTCCGATGAAATTTGCCAAAAGCTGGCGCATTTTGATTATATCTATCTGAGTGGAATCAGTGTCGCAATCCTCAATCAGGAAAGTCGCCAGAAACTCATTGGTCTACTGAAAGCCTGTCGGAGTCATGGTGGCAAAGTTATTTTTGATAACAACTACCGCCCGCGTCTGTGGCAAAGCCGTGAAGAAACACAGCAGGTTTACCATGATGTACTTTGCTGCACCGATATTGCCTTCCTGACTTTAGATGATGAAGATGCTCTGTGGGGCGAAGAACCGTACGAAAATGTCATTACCCGTACTCAGGCACTCGGGGTGAGCGAAATCATCATTAAGCGCGGCGCAGACTCCTGTATCGCCGCTACCGGTAGCGATCGGGAAGACGTTCCTGCGATTAAACTGGCTAAAGAGAAGGTGGTTGATACCACTGCTGCCGGTGACTCTTTCAGCGCAGGCTACCTCGCCGTTCGTTTACAGGGTGGAAAGGTCGTTGACGCGATTAAACGCGGCCACCTAACCGCCAGTACAGTTATTCAGTATCGCGGGGCAATTATTCCGCTGGATGCAATGCCCGCGCTCTGA
- a CDS encoding M16 family metallopeptidase — protein sequence MHSKFLWSALGGCVLIMAGAAQAEPLKTDPAWQEGKLENGFRWQVLATPHRPSDKIEIRLEINAGSLQESIPQVGFSYLLPRLATSRTEHFSGAGMQTLFSQIIPDVGPKSLVEVSYDYTRYNLSLPNNRPEILKEAFSWLSDAVNRPTVTNEQIQAIRSEFASPLVMLPSGLNDAWWRYRIKNSPLIGHEPGQAIVADATAEQLSEFYSKWYTPDAMTLYVVGNVDRRVLNDQINKAFGGLSGKRETPATIAVLSALPPTPVSFSSQGVTKDRIRLLWDDPWHPVVTTTSLERQWLSMIANDMIKNRLNQKLGRTVLKGEPLDIECQVQFQRYKCNMTLDVQLPALKSSMKQLGAELVKLDKEGITEAELKTLVAAQKEQLNKTIATYAKTDTTEIMNQRLLIHKSGSIAVDPESYQQLNQKFLSALTITDVNSRIHQILSLKPTMVLTQPAGEPEENVKVLADLLDSIMTPKAEEAK from the coding sequence ATGCATAGTAAGTTTTTATGGTCCGCTTTAGGTGGATGCGTGTTGATAATGGCGGGAGCTGCTCAGGCAGAGCCATTAAAAACCGATCCAGCATGGCAAGAAGGAAAATTGGAAAATGGATTTAGATGGCAAGTACTTGCTACCCCACATCGGCCAAGTGATAAGATTGAAATTCGATTAGAAATCAATGCCGGCTCTCTACAGGAGAGTATTCCGCAAGTGGGTTTCTCCTATTTGTTACCGCGTCTGGCAACGTCTCGTACCGAGCATTTTAGCGGTGCGGGAATGCAAACGCTGTTTTCCCAAATTATTCCTGATGTGGGGCCAAAGTCACTGGTCGAAGTCTCCTACGATTACACTCGCTATAATTTGAGTCTGCCAAATAACCGGCCAGAAATATTGAAAGAGGCATTCAGTTGGTTATCGGATGCAGTGAACCGGCCTACCGTGACAAACGAGCAAATTCAGGCCATCCGGAGTGAGTTTGCTTCACCATTGGTTATGCTGCCATCTGGGCTGAACGATGCTTGGTGGCGTTATCGCATTAAAAACTCACCTTTAATAGGCCATGAGCCAGGGCAAGCCATTGTTGCAGACGCGACAGCAGAACAGTTGAGTGAGTTCTACAGCAAATGGTATACCCCGGATGCCATGACGCTGTATGTGGTGGGCAATGTTGACCGCCGGGTGTTGAACGATCAGATTAATAAGGCTTTTGGTGGCTTAAGCGGTAAGCGAGAGACCCCGGCGACCATTGCGGTACTCAGCGCATTACCGCCAACACCCGTTAGCTTTTCATCTCAGGGCGTGACAAAAGATCGCATTAGGCTGTTATGGGATGATCCATGGCATCCGGTCGTGACGACCACTTCGTTAGAGCGCCAGTGGTTGAGTATGATTGCCAATGACATGATTAAAAATCGTCTGAACCAGAAGCTTGGGCGTACCGTGTTGAAGGGTGAACCACTGGATATTGAGTGTCAGGTACAGTTTCAACGTTATAAATGCAATATGACGCTGGATGTGCAACTGCCTGCGCTGAAAAGCAGTATGAAACAGCTGGGTGCTGAGCTGGTGAAGCTGGATAAAGAAGGCATCACCGAAGCTGAACTGAAAACTTTAGTCGCAGCGCAAAAAGAGCAGTTGAATAAGACGATTGCCACTTACGCCAAAACCGATACCACTGAGATTATGAATCAGCGTCTGCTGATCCATAAAAGCGGCTCTATCGCTGTCGATCCAGAATCCTATCAGCAGTTGAATCAGAAGTTTCTTAGTGCGCTGACGATAACGGATGTTAATTCTCGCATTCATCAAATACTGAGTCTCAAGCCAACAATGGTGCTGACTCAGCCTGCCGGTGAGCCTGAAGAGAATGTTAAAGTATTAGCGGATTTACTCGATTCAATCATGACGCCAAAGGCGGAAGAAGCTAAGTGA